One stretch of Astatotilapia calliptera chromosome 3, fAstCal1.2, whole genome shotgun sequence DNA includes these proteins:
- the LOC113012066 gene encoding E3 ubiquitin-protein ligase TRIM39-like: MRGRVVWVCQQLNREDFGFTTTVLVLCFAASEISFRIQESSEAMASNSFRLSEVQFQCSICQDVFSEPVSIPCGHSFCFTCITTHWDVSRAISCPKCHTVFEGRPELCENSFAKEISEQIRARRQNGVIAATEKVIYCDVCTGTKTEAQKSCLTCLTSYCEMHLEPHLRVATLRIHKLIEPVAMLQNRMCKKHQRLLELFCRSDQRCVCVLCTETDHRSHKTVPVERESQERKVQMKRIEGDVQQMIQDRLQKVEEIKRCVELSKVNSKRDIERSVQVFSALIRTMERNQAELVEMIQRRQAAAEQRADRLVAELELEITELQRRRSEMEQLFHTDDHLHLIQRFPALSSPPSAKSCSEIIVHADTSLGILRRAVVNIVQQLQSELKKLSIQEHEKIQQYAADVQLDPRTANPWLVLSEDGRQVWDGEAEQNVADIPERFDTAPCVLALKGFTTGRHYWEVDVGDKTAWDLGVAKESVNRKGLITLCPEDGYWTICLRKGSEYRACAGQAELLCLAQRPHVVGVFLDYEEGRVSFYDAETQSHIYSFKCVQFTDAMLPFFNPDMSDNGSNKSPLIIRQVSGIDEGKDLDDITI, from the exons atgaGAGGGAGAGTCGTGTGGGTGTGCCAACAGCTGAATAGGGAGGACTTTGGCTTCACAACCACAGTGCTAGTATTATGTTTCGCTGCCTCAGAGATCAGCTTTCGCATTCAGGAAAG CTCTGAGGCGATGGCTTCCAATAGTTTTCGTCTGTCAGAGGTGCAGTTTCAGTGTTCCATCTGCCAAGATGTTTTCTCAGAGCCCGTCTCCATCCCCTGCGGTCACAGCTTCTGCTTCACCTGCATCACAACACACTGGGACGTTAGCCGTGCAATTAGCTGCCCCAAATGTCACACAGTCTTTGAAGGCCGCCCTGAGCTTTGTGAAAACTCTTTTGCGAAGGAAATTTCAGAGCAGATCCGAGCGAGAAGGCAGAACGGCGTGATTGCAGCGACAGAAAAAGTCATCTATTGCGATGTGTGCACAGGAACGAAAACTGAGGCACAGAAATCATGCCTCACGTGTCTGACTTCGTACTGCGAGATGCACCTGGAGCCTCACCTGAGAGTTGCCACCTTGAGGATTCACAAGCTGATTGAACCCGTGGCAATGCTGCAGAACAGGATGTGTAAAAAGCACCAAAGGCTTTTGGAGCTGTTCTGCAGAAGTGACcagaggtgtgtttgtgtgctgtgcACCGAAACCGACCACCGCTCTCACAAAACGGTCCCAGTGGAACGAGAAAGCCAAGAGAGGAAG GTGCAGATGAAGAGAATCGAGGGTGATGTTCAGCAAATGATCCAGGACAGACTGCAGAAAGTGGAGGAGATTAAACGATGTGTGGAGCTCAGCAAA GTAAATTCAAAGAGAGACATAGAGAGAAGCGTGCAGGTTTTCTCCGCTCTCATTCGTACCATGGAGAGAAATCAAGCCGAGCTGGTGGAGATGATCCAGAGGAGGCAGGCAGCAGCGGAGCAGAGGGCAGACAGGCTCGTTGCAGAACTGGAGCTGGAAATCACTGAACTGCAGAGGAGAAGAAGTGAAATGGAGCAGCTTTTTCACACAGATGACCACCTCCATCTCATACAG AGGTTTCCAGCTCTGAGTTCTCCTCCATCGGCCAAATCCTGCTCTGAAATCATCGTCCATGCAGACACCAGTTTGGGGATATTACGCAGAGCAGTGGTCAACATTGTGCAGCAGCTGCAATCGGAGCTGAAAAAACTTTCCATTCAAG AGCATGAGAAGATTCAGCAGTATGCAG CTGATGTTCAGCTGGACCCCAGGACAGCCAACCCTTGGCTGGTTTTATCAGAGGATGGGAGGCAGGTCTGGGATGGAGAGGCTGAACAAAACGTGGCCGACATACCAGAGCGTTTTGACACGGCGCCATGTGTCCTCGCCCTCAAG GGATTCACCACAGGAAGGCACTACTGGGAGGTGGATGTCGGAGACAAGACAGCGTGGGATCTAGGTGTAGCTAAAGAATCAGTCAACAGGAAAGGTTTGATCACACTGTGTCCAGAAGATGGTTATTGGACTATCTGTTTGAGGAAGGGCAGTGAGTACCGGGCATGTGCTGGACAGGCAGAGCTGTTGTGCCTCGCTCAGAGACCACATGTCGTTGGGGTGTTTTTGGATTATGAGGAAGGCAGGGTGTCATTTTACGACGCAGAGACCCAGTCACACATCTATTCTTTCAAATGCGTCCAATTCACCGACGCCATGCTTCCCTTTTTTAACCCTGACATGAGTGACAACGGCAGCAACAAATCGCCACTTATCATCCGCCAAGTCAGTGGAATTGATGAAGGCAAGGACTTAGATGACATCACTATATGA
- the LOC113012320 gene encoding receptor-type tyrosine-protein phosphatase H-like, whose protein sequence is MAAPSNAQNLISSGQNETSITLQWNKVNNNVSFVLQFNGTETSISAPAGNGPVNQTVSSLTAGTQYTFTLYSVFENVRSSGVTITAVTAPSNAQNLISSGQNETSITLQWNKVNNNVSFVLQFNGTETSISAPAGNGPVNQTVSSLTAGTQYTFTLYSVFENVRSSGVTITAVTAPSNAQNLISSGQNETSITLQWNKVNNNVSFVLQFNGTETSISAPAGNGPVTHTVSSLTAGTQYTFTLYSVFENVRSSGVSITAVTGPNFIIGLNMRLKSFPQLSESDIQERLEEAGCRTQLQDS, encoded by the exons ATGGCAG ctcCTTCAAATGCACAAAACCTCATATCATCaggacaaaatgaaaccagcatCACTCTGCAGTGGAATAAAGTCAACAACAATGTCAGCTTTGTTCTCCAGTTTAATGGTACAGAGACAAGCATCAGTGCACCAGCTGGAAATGGACCAGTGAATCAAACAGTCTCATCTCTCACTGCTGGAACTCAATACACATTCACTCTCTACTCTGTGTTTGAGAACGTCAGAAGCAGTGGAGTCACCATTACTGCAGTCACTG ctcCTTCAAATGCACAAAACCTCATATCATCaggacaaaatgaaaccagcatCACTCTGCAGTGGAATAAAGTCAACAACAATGTCAGCTTTGTTCTCCAGTTTAATGGTACAGAGACAAGCATCAGTGCACCAGCTGGAAATGGACCAGTGAATCAAACAGTCTCATCTCTCACTGCTGGAACTCAATACACATTCACTCTCTACTCTGTGTTTGAGAACGTCAGAAGCAGTGGAGTCACCATTACTGCAGTCACTG ctcCTTCAAATGCACAAAACCTCATATCATCaggacaaaatgaaaccagcatCACTCTGCAGTGGAATAAAGTCAACAACAATGTCAGCTTTGTTCTCCAGTTTAATGGTACAGAGACAAGCATCAGTGCACCAGCTGGAAATGGACCAGTAACTCACACCGTCTCATCTCTCACTGCTGGAACTCAATACACATTCACTCTCTACTCTGTGTTTGAGAACGTCAGAAGCAGTGGAGTCAGCATTACTGCAGTCACTG GGCCTA ACTTTATCATCGGACTGAACATGAGACTGAAGTCATTTCCTCAGCTGTCAGAGTCGGACATTCAGGAGAGACTGGAAGAG gcaggatgtagGACCCAACTGCAGGACTCATGA
- the LOC113012327 gene encoding tenascin-X-like produces MLQAQGLSSQEKASSTHQVTTTPQSVISIAASEPECVRVGSLRFRRSVTTSQLTSFHASSQFRHTPVTVQREEALDTVDLDHDERQSIYCALLEEELRWKARGSFRSTSTLSGELDWLSGDLGVTRDFHLFHRRLPLLRKSGVRAADAPLHKHNPLNYAAVMDGPLDCYATSASRPAGLLTCSVRRRCLPPGRPPDLLRRHRCLLPGRPPELFSGLLDRWPPGRPPELMDFGLLDPTPHRHLLLGPLSTHTPAHPALTGTQYTFTLYSVFENVRSSGVSITAVTAPSNAQNLISSGQNETSITLQWNKVNNNVNFVLQFNGTETNISAPARNGPVNHTVSSLTAGTQYTFTLYSVFENVRSSGVSITAVTAPSNAQNLISSGQNETSITLQWNKVNNNVSFVLQFNGTETNISAPARNGPVNQTVSSLTAGTQYTFTLYSVFENIRSSGVSITAVTAPSNAQNLISSGQNETSITLQWNKVNNNVSFVLQFNGTETEISAPAGNGPLNHTVSSLTAGTQYTFTLYSVFENVRSSGVNITAVTAPSNAQNLISSGQNETSITLQWNKVNNNVSFVLQFNGTETSISAPAGNGPVNQTVSSLTAGTQYTFTLYSVFENVRSSGVSITAVTSPSNAQNLISSGQNETSITLQWNKVNNNVSFVLQFNGTETSISAPAGNGPVNQTVSSLTAGTQYTFTLYSVFENVRSSGVSITAVTAPSNAQNLISSGQNETSITLQWNKVNNNVSFVLQFNGTETSISAPAGNGPVNQTVSSLTAGTQYTFTLYSVFENVRSSGVSITAVTAPSNAQNLISSGQNETSITLQWNKVNNNVSFVLQFNGTETSISAPAGNGPVNQTVSSLTAGTQYTFTLYSVFENVRSSGVTLLQSLLLQMHKTSYHQDKMKPASLCSGIKSTTMSALFSSLMVQRQASVHQLEMDQSSGVTITAVTAPSNAQNLISSGQNETSITLQWNKVNNNVSFVLQFNAPSNAQNLISSGQNETSITLQWNKVNNNVSFVLQFNGTETSISAPAGNGPENHTVSSLTAGTQYTFTLYSVFENVRSSGVSITAVTAPSNAQNLISSGQNETSITLQWNKVNNNVSFVLQFNGTETSISAPAGNGPVNQTVSSLTAGTQYTFTLYSVFENVRSSGVSITAVTAPSNAQNLISSGQNETSITLQWNKVNNNVSFVLQFNGTETSISAPAGNGPVNQTVSSLTAGTQYTFTLYSVFENVRSSGVSITAVTAPSNAQNLISSGQNETSITLQWNKVNNNVSFVLQFNRTDTNISAPARNGPVNQTVSSLTAGTQYTFTLYSVFENVRSSGVNITAVTAPSNAQNLISSGQNETSITLQWNKVNNNVSFVLQFNGTETNISAPARNGPENHTVSSLTAGTQYTFTLYSVFENVRSSGVSITAVTAPSNAQNLISSGQNETSITLQWNKVNNNVSFVLQFNGTETSISAPAGNGPVNQTVSSLTAGTQYTFTLYSVFENVRSSGVTITAVTAPSNAQNLISSGQNETSITLQWNKVNNNVSFVLQFNGTETSISAPAGNGPVNQTVSSLTAGTQYTFTLYSVFENVRSSGVTITAVTAPSNAQNLISSGQNETSITLQWNKVNNNVSFVLQFNGTETSISAPAGNGPVNQTVSSLTAGTQYTFTLYSVFENVRSSGVSITAVTAPSNAQNLISSGQNETSITLQWNKVNNNVSFVLQFNGTETSISAPAGNGPVNQTVSSLTAGTQYTFTLYSVFENVRSSGVSITAVTAPSNAQNLISSGQNETSITLQWNKVNNNVSFVLQFNGTETSISAPAGNGPVNQTVSSLTAGTQYTFTLYSVFENVRSSGVSITAVTAPSNAQNLISSGQNETSITLQWNKVNNNVSFVLQFNGTETSISAPAGNGPVNQTVSSLTAGTQYTFTLYSVFENVRSSGVSITAVTAPSNAQNLISSGQNETSITLQWNKVNNNVSFVLQFNGTETSISAPAGNGPVNQTVSSLTAGTQYTFTLYSVFENVRSSGVSITAVTAPSNAQNLISSGQNETSITLQWNKVNNNVSFVLQFNGTETSISAPAGNGPVNQTVSSLTAGTQYTFTLYSVFENVRSSGVSITAVTAPSNAQNLISSGQNETSITLQWNKVNNNVSFVLQFNGTETSISAPAGNGPVNQTVSSLTAGTQYTFTLYSVFENVRSSGVSITAVTAPSNAQNLISSGQNETSITLQWNKVNNNVSFVLQFNGTETSISAPAGNGPVNQTVSSLTAGTQYTFTLYSVFENVRSSGVSITAVTAPSNAQNLISSGQNETSITLQWNKVNNNVSFVLQFNGTETSISAPAGNGPVNQTVSSLTAGTQYTFTLYSVFENVRSSGVSITAVTAPSNAQNLISSGQNETSITLQWNKVNNNVSFVLQFNGTETSISAPAGNGPVNQTVSSLTAGTQYTFTLYSVFENVRSSGVTITAVTAPSNAQNLISSGQNETSITLQWNKVNNNVSFVLQFNGTETSISAPAGNGPVNQTVSSLTAGTQYTFTLYSVFENVRSSGVTITAVTAPSNAQNLISSGQNETSITLQWNKVNNNVSFVLQFNGTETSISAPAGNGPVNQTVSSLTAGTQYTFTLYSVFENVRSSGVSITAVTAPSNAQNLISSGQNETSITLQWNKVNNNVSFVLQFNGTETSISAPAGNGPVNQTVSSLTAGTQYTFTLYSVFENVRSSGVTLLTVS; encoded by the exons ATGCTGCAGGCCCAGGGATTGTCGAGTCAGGAAAAGGCTTCCAGCACCCACCAGGTCACGACAACCCCACAATCAGTCATCTCCATTGCTGCCTCCGAACCTGAGTGTGTTCGTGTCGGTTCGCTGAGATTCCGCCGCAGCGTCACCACCTCTCAGCTCACCAGTTTCCACGCCTCATCACAGTTTCGCCATACTCCTGTCACGGTCCAGCGCGAGGAAGCGCTGGACACCGTTGATTTAGATCACGACGAGCGTCAGTCGATATACTGCGCTCTattggaggaggagctccggtGGAAAGCCCGTGGCTCATTCCGGAGCACGAGCACTCTTTCCGGGGAACTCGACTGGCTCTCGGGGGACCTCGGAGTTACCAGGGACTTCCACCTATTTCACCGCCGTCTTCCACTCCTAAGAAAAAGCGGCGTGCGCGCCGCCGACGCTCcattacacaaacacaa CCCTCTGAACTACGCCGCCGTCATGGACGGCCCCCTGGACTGCTACGCCACCAgtgcctcccgcccggccggcctcctgacctgCTCGGTCCGCCGTCGCTGCCTCCCGCCcggtcggcctcctgatctGCTCCGTCGCCACCGGTGCCTTCTAcctggccggcctcctgaactgttttctgggCTCTTGGACCGTtggcctccgggtcggccccctgagctCATGGATTTTGGACTGCTGGACC CTACTCCTCAtcgtcatctgcttttgggtcctctttccacacacacaccggcgcaccccgcccTGACAGGAACTCAATACACATTCACTCTCTACTCTGTGTTTGAGAACGTCAGAAGCAGTGGAGTCAGCATTACTGCAGTCACTG ctcCTTCAAATGCACAAAACCTCATATCATCaggacaaaatgaaaccagcatCACTCTGCAGTGGAATAAAGTCAACAACAATGTCAACTTTGTTCTCCAGTTTAATGGTACAGAGACAAACATCAGTGCACCAGCTAGAAATGGACCAGTGAATCACACAGTCTCATCTCTCACTGCTGGAACTCAATACACATTCACTCTCTACTCTGTGTTTGAGAACGTCAGAAGCAGTGGAGTCAGCATTACTGCAGTCACTG ctcCTTCAAATGCACAAAACCTCATATCATCaggacaaaatgaaaccagcatCACTCTGCAGTGGAATAAAGTCAACAACAATGTCAGCTTTGTTCTCCAGTTTAATGGTACAGAGACAAACATCAGTGCACCAGCTAGAAATGGACCAGTGAATCAAACAGTCTCATCTCTCACTGCTGGAACTCAATACACATTCACTCTCTACTCTGTGTTTGAGAACATCAGAAGCAGTGGAGTCAGCATTACTGCAGTCACTG ctcCTTCAAATGCACAAAACCTCATATCATCaggacaaaatgaaaccagcatCACTCTGCAGTGGAATAAAGTCAACAACAATGTCAGCTTTGTTCTCCAGTTTAATGGTACAGAGACAGAAATCAGTGCACCAGCTGGAAATGGACCATTGAATCACACAGTCTCATCTCTCACTGCTGGAACTCAATACACATTCACTCTCTACTCTGTGTTTGAGAACGTCAGAAGCTCTGGAGTCAACATTACTGCAGTCACTG CCCCTTCAAATGCACAAAACCTCATATCATCaggacaaaatgaaaccagcatCACTCTGCAGTGGAATAAAGTCAACAACAATGTCAGCTTTGTTCTCCAGTTTAATGGTACAGAGACAAGCATCAGTGCACCAGCTGGAAATGGACCAGTGAATCAAACAGTCTCATCTCTCACTGCTGGAACTCAATACACATTCACTCTCTACTCTGTGTTTGAGAACGTCAGAAGCAGTGGAGTCAGCATTACTGCAGTCACTT ctcCTTCAAATGCACAAAACCTCATATCATCaggacaaaatgaaaccagcatCACTCTGCAGTGGAATAAAGTCAACAACAATGTCAGCTTTGTTCTCCAGTTTAATGGTACAGAGACAAGCATCAGTGCACCAGCTGGAAATGGACCAGTGAATCAAACAGTCTCATCTCTCACTGCTGGAACTCAATACACATTCACTCTCTACTCTGTGTTTGAGAACGTCAGAAGCAGTGGAGTCAGCATTACTGCAGTCACTG ctcCTTCAAATGCACAAAACCTCATATCATCaggacaaaatgaaaccagcatCACTCTGCAGTGGAATAAAGTCAACAACAATGTCAGCTTTGTTCTCCAGTTTAATGGTACAGAGACAAGCATCAGTGCACCAGCTGGAAATGGACCAGTGAATCAAACAGTCTCATCTCTCACTGCTGGAACTCAATACACATTCACTCTCTACTCTGTGTTTGAGAACGTCAGAAGCAGTGGAGTCAGCATTACTGCAGTCACTG ctcCTTCAAATGCACAAAACCTCATATCATCaggacaaaatgaaaccagcatCACTCTGCAGTGGAATAAAGTCAACAACAATGTCAGCTTTGTTCTCCAGTTTAATGGTACAGAGACAAGCATCAGTGCACCAGCTGGAAATGGACCAGTGAATCAAACAGTCTCATCTCTCACTGCTGGAACTCAATACACATTCACTCTCTACTCTGTGTTTGAGAACGTCAGAAGCAGTGGAGTCACATTACTGCAGTCACTG ctcCTTCAAATGCACAAAACCTCATATCATCaggacaaaatgaaaccagcatCACTCTGCAGTGGAATAAAGTCAACAACAATGTCAGCTTTGTTCTCCAGTTTAATGGTACAGAGACAAGCATCAGTGCACCAGCTGGAAATGGACCA AAGCAGTGGAGTCACCATTACTGCAGTCACTG ctcCTTCAAATGCACAAAACCTCATATCATCaggacaaaatgaaaccagcatCACTCTGCAGTGGAATAAAGTCAACAACAATGTCAGCTTTGTTCTCCAGTTTAATG ctcCTTCAAATGCACAAAACCTCATATCATCaggacaaaatgaaaccagcatCACTCTGCAGTGGAATAAAGTCAACAACAATGTCAGCTTTGTTCTCCAGTTTAATGGTACAGAGACAAGCATCAGTGCACCAGCTGGAAATGGACCAGAAAATCACACAGTCTCATCTCTCACTGCTGGAACTCAATACACATTCACTCTCTACTCTGTGTTTGAGAACGTCAGAAGCAGTGGAGTCAGCATTACTGCAGTCACTG ctcCTTCAAATGCACAAAACCTCATATCATCaggacaaaatgaaaccagcatCACTCTGCAGTGGAATAAAGTCAACAACAATGTCAGCTTTGTTCTCCAGTTTAATGGTACAGAGACAAGCATCAGTGCACCAGCTGGAAATGGACCAGTGAATCAAACAGTCTCATCTCTCACTGCTGGAACTCAATACACATTCACTCTCTACTCTGTGTTTGAGAACGTCAGAAGCAGTGGAGTCAGCATTACTGCAGTCACTG ctcCTTCAAATGCACAAAACCTCATATCATCaggacaaaatgaaaccagcatCACTCTGCAGTGGAATAAAGTCAACAACAATGTCAGCTTTGTTCTCCAGTTTAATGGTACAGAGACAAGCATCAGTGCACCAGCTGGAAATGGACCAGTGAATCAAACAGTCTCATCTCTCACTGCTGGAACTCAATACACATTCACTCTCTACTCTGTGTTTGAGAACGTCAGAAGCAGTGGAGTCAGCATTACTGCAGTCACTG ctcCTTCAAATGCACAAAACCTCATATCATCaggacaaaatgaaaccagcatcactctgcagtggaataaagtcaacaacaatgtcagctttgttctccagtttaatcgtacagacacaaacatcagtGCACCAGCTAGAAATGGACCAGTGAATCAAACAGTCTCATCTCTCACTGCTGGAACTCAATACACATTCACTCTCTACTCTGTGTTTGAGAACGTCAGAAGCTCTGGAGTCAACATTACTGCAGTCACTG ctcCTTCAAATGCACAAAACCTCATATCATCaggacaaaatgaaaccagcatCACTCTGCAGTGGAATAAAGTCAACAACAATGTCAGCTTTGTTCTCCAGTTTAATGGTACAGAGACAAACATCAGTGCACCAGCTAGAAATGGACCAGAAAATCACACAGTCTCATCTCTCACTGCTGGAACTCAATACACATTCACTCTCTACTCTGTGTTTGAGAACGTCAGAAGCAGTGGAGTCAGCATTACTGCAGTCACTG ctcCTTCAAATGCACAAAACCTCATATCATCaggacaaaatgaaaccagcatCACTCTGCAGTGGAATAAAGTCAACAACAATGTCAGCTTTGTTCTCCAGTTTAATGGTACAGAGACAAGCATCAGTGCACCAGCTGGAAATGGACCAGTGAATCAAACAGTCTCATCTCTCACTGCTGGAACTCAATACACATTCACTCTCTACTCTGTGTTTGAGAACGTCAGAAGCAGTGGAGTCACCATTACTGCAGTCACTG ctcCTTCAAATGCACAAAACCTCATATCATCaggacaaaatgaaaccagcatCACTCTGCAGTGGAATAAAGTCAACAACAATGTCAGCTTTGTTCTCCAGTTTAATGGTACAGAGACAAGCATCAGTGCACCAGCTGGAAATGGACCAGTGAATCAAACAGTCTCATCTCTCACTGCTGGAACTCAATACACATTCACTCTCTACTCTGTGTTTGAGAACGTCAGAAGCAGTGGAGTCACCATTACTGCAGTCACTG ctcCTTCAAATGCACAAAACCTCATATCATCaggacaaaatgaaaccagcatCACTCTGCAGTGGAATAAAGTCAACAACAATGTCAGCTTTGTTCTCCAGTTTAATGGTACAGAGACAAGCATCAGTGCACCAGCTGGAAATGGACCAGTGAATCAAACAGTCTCATCTCTCACTGCTGGAACTCAATACACATTCACTCTCTACTCTGTGTTTGAGAACGTCAGAAGCAGTGGAGTCAGCATTACTGCAGTCACTG ctcCTTCAAATGCACAAAACCTCATATCATCaggacaaaatgaaaccagcatCACTCTGCAGTGGAATAAAGTCAACAACAATGTCAGCTTTGTTCTCCAGTTTAATGGTACAGAGACAAGCATCAGTGCACCAGCTGGAAATGGACCAGTGAATCAAACAGTCTCATCTCTCACTGCTGGAACTCAATACACATTCACTCTCTACTCTGTGTTTGAGAACGTCAGAAGCAGTGGAGTCAGCATTACTGCAGTCACTG ctcCTTCAAATGCACAAAACCTCATATCATCaggacaaaatgaaaccagcatCACTCTGCAGTGGAATAAAGTCAACAACAATGTCAGCTTTGTTCTCCAGTTTAATGGTACAGAGACAAGCATCAGTGCACCAGCTGGAAATGGACCAGTGAATCAAACAGTCTCATCTCTCACTGCTGGAACTCAATACACATTCACTCTCTACTCTGTGTTTGAGAACGTCAGAAGCAGTGGAGTCAGCATTACTGCAGTCACTG ctcCTTCAAATGCACAAAACCTCATATCATCaggacaaaatgaaaccagcatCACTCTGCAGTGGAATAAAGTCAACAACAATGTCAGCTTTGTTCTCCAGTTTAATGGTACAGAGACAAGCATCAGTGCACCAGCTGGAAATGGACCAGTGAATCAAACAGTCTCATCTCTCACTGCTGGAACTCAATACACATTCACTCTCTACTCTGTGTTTGAGAACGTCAGAAGCAGTGGAGTCAGCATTACTGCAGTCACTG ctcCTTCAAATGCACAAAACCTCATATCATCaggacaaaatgaaaccagcatCACTCTGCAGTGGAATAAAGTCAACAACAATGTCAGCTTTGTTCTCCAGTTTAATGGTACAGAGACAAGCATCAGTGCACCAGCTGGAAATGGACCAGTGAATCAAACAGTCTCATCTCTCACTGCTGGAACTCAATACACATTCACTCTCTACTCTGTGTTTGAGAACGTCAGAAGCAGTGGAGTCAGCATTACTGCAGTCACTG ctcCTTCAAATGCACAAAACCTCATATCATCaggacaaaatgaaaccagcatCACTCTGCAGTGGAATAAAGTCAACAACAATGTCAGCTTTGTTCTCCAGTTTAATGGTACAGAGACAAGCATCAGTGCACCAGCTGGAAATGGACCAGTGAATCAAACAGTCTCATCTCTCACTGCTGGAACTCAATACACATTCACTCTCTACTCTGTGTTTGAGAACGTCAGAAGCAGTGGAGTCAGCATTACTGCAGTCACTG ctcCTTCAAATGCACAAAACCTCATATCATCaggacaaaatgaaaccagcatCACTCTGCAGTGGAATAAAGTCAACAACAATGTCAGCTTTGTTCTCCAGTTTAATGGTACAGAGACAAGCATCAGTGCACCAGCTGGAAATGGACCAGTGAATCAAACAGTCTCATCTCTCACTGCTGGAACTCAATACACATTCACTCTCTACTCTGTGTTTGAGAACGTCAGAAGCAGTGGAGTCAGCATTACTGCAGTCACTG ctcCTTCAAATGCACAAAACCTCATATCATCaggacaaaatgaaaccagcatCACTCTGCAGTGGAATAAAGTCAACAACAATGTCAGCTTTGTTCTCCAGTTTAATGGTACAGAGACAAGCATCAGTGCACCAGCTGGAAATGGACCAGTGAATCAAACAGTCTCATCTCTCACTGCTGGAACTCAATACACATTCACTCTCTACTCTGTGTTTGAGAACGTCAGAAGCAGTGGAGTCAGCATTACTGCAGTCACTG ctcCTTCAAATGCACAAAACCTCATATCATCaggacaaaatgaaaccagcatCACTCTGCAGTGGAATAAAGTCAACAACAATGTCAGCTTTGTTCTCCAGTTTAATGGTACAGAGACAAGCATCAGTGCACCAGCTGGAAATGGACCAGTGAATCAAACAGTCTCATCTCTCACTGCTGGAACTCAATACACATTCACTCTCTACTCTGTGTTTGAGAACGTCAGAAGCAGTGGAGTCAGCATTACTGCAGTCACTG ctcCTTCAAATGCACAAAACCTCATATCATCaggacaaaatgaaaccagcatCACTCTGCAGTGGAATAAAGTCAACAACAATGTCAGCTTTGTTCTCCAGTTTAATGGTACAGAGACAAGCATCAGTGCACCAGCTGGAAATGGACCAGTGAATCAAACAGTCTCATCTCTCACTGCTGGAACTCAATACACATTCACTCTCTACTCTGTGTTTGAGAACGTCAGAAGCAGTGGAGTCACCATTACTGCAGTCACTG ctcCTTCAAATGCACAAAACCTCATATCATCaggacaaaatgaaaccagcatCACTCTGCAGTGGAATAAAGTCAACAACAATGTCAGCTTTGTTCTCCAGTTTAATGGTACAGAGACAAGCATCAGTGCACCAGCTGGAAATGGACCAGTGAATCAAACAGTCTCATCTCTCACTGCTGGAACTCAATACACATTCACTCTCTACTCTGTGTTTGAGAACGTCAGAAGCAGTGGAGTCACCATTACTGCAGTCACTG ctcCTTCAAATGCACAAAACCTCATATCATCaggacaaaatgaaaccagcatCACTCTGCAGTGGAATAAAGTCAACAACAATGTCAGCTTTGTTCTCCAGTTTAATGGTACAGAGACAAGCATCAGTGCACCAGCTGGAAATGGACCAGTGAATCAAACAGTCTCATCTCTCACTGCTGGAACTCAATACACATTCACTCTCTACTCTGTGTTTGAGAACGTCAGAAGCAGTGGAGTCAGCATTACTGCAGTCACTG ctcCTTCAAATGCACAAAACCTCATATCATCaggacaaaatgaaaccagcatCACTCTGCAGTGGAATAAAGTCAACAACAATGTCAGCTTTGTTCTCCAGTTTAATGGTACAGAGACAAGCATCAGTGCACCAGCTGGAAATGGACCAGTGAATCAAACAGTCTCATCTCTCACTGCTGGAACTCAATACACATTCACTCTCTACTCTGTGTTTGAGAACGTCAGAAGCAGTGGAGTCACATTACTCACAGTCAGCTGA